The genomic stretch TGCTGGATGATGAGCTTCGTGAAGAAATGAGCACTTTATTGAAGGAAGAGCTCCCTGAAAACGTTAACTGGATGTTTATTTCATCAGTTTCACGCTTGGGGCTAGATCAACTTAAAGACAAAATTTGGAAATCGCTAAACGATGACTAAACTCATCCGATGGGATAGTGAATTGCTTTTGTACTTTAATAATATGGGTACAGAGTTTTGGGATCCTTTTTGGCTGACTGTTTCAGGTGTTGCCATTTGGATTCCTCTTTATGCCTTACTGGTATTTTTTATTGTAAAAAAGCTAAAGGGCAAGCACATGTGGTTTGCTTTATTAGCAGTCGCTCTTAATGTAGTTTTTACCGATCAGGGTAGTGTTCAGCTGTTCAAAGAGCAGTTTTTGCGCTTGCGCCCTTGCCATGCAGAGAACCTTGCTGAGCAAATTCGGTTGGTAAAAGGAAGTTGTGGAGGTAAGTATAGTTTCATCTCATCTCATGCTTCCAATACTTTTGGCTTAGCGGTTTTGGTGGGGCTTCTCCTTAAACCTCATTTTAAATATTTGATAGGTATACTGTTAATTTGGGCAGCTTTGGTGAGTTATAGCAGGGTATATCTTGGAGTACATTACCCAGGCGATATTTTGGGTGGAGCTATCTTTGGAAGTCTTATTGGTTTTTTGATGTTCAAACTATATCAGCGAATTTTACGACCATGAAATTAGCAAGCCTTCTGGCAATATTTATTGGCGGTGGATTGGGTAGCGTAAGTCGTTATCTGGTTTCACGATTAGTAGTATTCATGGGCTACGGAGCAAAATTTCCGCTGGCCACGCTTGTCGCTAATGTATGTGCTTGCGTAGTGATGGCTGCGGTGCTTTCATTTTCTTTAAGAGATAAAGAAATTAGCGAAGGCTGGAGCTTGTTTTGGTTAGTTGGGTTTTGTGGTGGGTTTAGCACCTTTTCTACTTTTAGCTATGAAAATTGGCTGCTGATGCGTGATGGCTGGTATTCGATGCTTGCTCTAAATATTCTTTTGAGTGTAGTTATGTGTATGGCAGTTTTCTATTTTGCCAACAGGCTATTTATCGCACCAAATTAATTGCCCCCATTTTAGTGAATTTGTAGGCTCCTTTTTTTACAATAACATTTATTACATAAGAATATATACCAGGGGTTAGCATGGGGCCTTCATTGTGCAGTCGTCCATTCCATTTCCGGTAAGGGTCTTCACTTTCAAAAACTATTTCGCCCCAGCGGTTATATATTTCTATTCTGCTTTTGGTAACTCCCGTTACTGTATAGGAAAACCAATCATTAATTCCATCACCATCGGGTGTAAATGCATTGGGCATAAAAA from Owenweeksia hongkongensis DSM 17368 encodes the following:
- a CDS encoding phosphatase PAP2 family protein, whose protein sequence is MTKLIRWDSELLLYFNNMGTEFWDPFWLTVSGVAIWIPLYALLVFFIVKKLKGKHMWFALLAVALNVVFTDQGSVQLFKEQFLRLRPCHAENLAEQIRLVKGSCGGKYSFISSHASNTFGLAVLVGLLLKPHFKYLIGILLIWAALVSYSRVYLGVHYPGDILGGAIFGSLIGFLMFKLYQRILRP
- the crcB gene encoding fluoride efflux transporter CrcB, yielding MKLASLLAIFIGGGLGSVSRYLVSRLVVFMGYGAKFPLATLVANVCACVVMAAVLSFSLRDKEISEGWSLFWLVGFCGGFSTFSTFSYENWLLMRDGWYSMLALNILLSVVMCMAVFYFANRLFIAPN